Below is a window of Candidatus Dependentiae bacterium DNA.
CGCGGTAAAAAGATTAGCGGCTTTTTGTAACGCCAACACGCTTACAAACTGGCCGTAAAGGACATTTTGAACAAAATGGGGAAATTGGCACGCAAATTTGCTGGCCCCAAACGACGAGCCATTGATTAAGGCGGATCCAGTAATCCTTGGGAATAATCTTTTTGAGTTCAGTTTCGGTTTGTTCCGGAGTTTGTGTTTCCACTAAACCAAGCCGATTAGCGACGCGATGAACGTGGGTATCCACGCATATTGCAGGAATCCCAAATCCTTCGCCTAAGACAAGATTTGCTGTCTTACGGCCGACGCCCTTAATACTTAAAAGATCTTCCTCTATACCAGGGACTTTGCCACCAAAACGATCAAGCAGATCTTTGCTGACGCTGTGCATTAAAAGTGCTTTGCGATGATAAAAGCCAACAGGATAGATAAGTTTTTCTATTGTTAAGATAGGAAGTTTAAGAAGTTGCTCGGGGGTGCGAGCGTATTCAAAGAGGCGCATTGAAGCGGGAAACGTCACCGTATCCTTGGTCCGTAAACTAAGTAAGCAACTGATAAGTACTAGAAACGGATCCCGCCCTAATTGCTCGCTGATGGAAAATACCATCGGATTGCCAAGATGCTCAGCATTTTTTTCGAGAATCGAAATAATCTGCTTAACGAACTCTTTTTTTGAAACCGATAGCGAAGAAATGGCTTTACCCCTAAAAACTAAGCATGGTTGCGCAATCTGCGCTTCCTGCTAGAATGAAAGAATATAAATCCACTATTAGCTTACTGGCGGAATTTCAGATAACAAAATCACGACTGCAAAAAGAATTCCGGTTAATTTATAGAATGAAGATAGCATACAAAAAGCCCCTTAATATAAATGATTAAAACACATTTTTTTAGACGAAATCATTATAGCTACTGCACTTCCTAATAGCAAGAAACATGATGAATATTGTTTTATTTTTATACCAAATTATTAGCAGTAATCCATTTTTATTAGCTGTTGCAATTACTGCATTAATTTGTAAAACATTTCTGTTCGCGATGACCATCACGCATGGCATTAGGGCCTCCAAAATTCAGCGTCCTTGGT
It encodes the following:
- a CDS encoding endonuclease III, which gives rise to MVFSISEQLGRDPFLVLISCLLSLRTKDTVTFPASMRLFEYARTPEQLLKLPILTIEKLIYPVGFYHRKALLMHSVSKDLLDRFGGKVPGIEEDLLSIKGVGRKTANLVLGEGFGIPAICVDTHVHRVANRLGLVETQTPEQTETELKKIIPKDYWIRLNQWLVVWGQQICVPISPFCSKCPLRPVCKRVGVTKSR